CATGGTCGTTCACTTCTCTGATGAAGGATGGAGCGGCACGCGGGTCATCCCGCGTGCCGGCATTCCGTTTGCTTAGGCAGCTTCGGCAGCCAGGCGCTTGGCCTTTTCGATGGCTTCGTCCATCGAGCCGACCATGTAGAAGGCAGCTTCCGGCAGGTGGTCGTACTCGCCGTTGACCAGGCCCTTGAAGCCCTTGATCGTGTCTTCGAGCGCAACCAGCTTGCCCGGCGAACCGGTGAAGATTTCGGCGACGAAGAACGGCTGCGACAGGAAGCGCTCGATCTTGCGGGCGCGGGCAACCGTCACCTTGTCTTCTTCGGACAGTTCGTCCATCCCGAGGATGGCGATGATGTCCTGCAGCGACTTGTAGCGCTGAAGCGTCGTCTGGACCTTACGGGCAACTTCGTAGTGCTCTTCGCCGACAACCATCGGGTCCAGCATGCGCGACGTCGAGTCGAGCGGGTCAACGGCCGGGTAGATACCCTTTTCAGCAATCGAGCGCGACAGAACGGTCGTTGCGTCCAAGTGGGCGAACGAGGTGGCCGGAGCCGGGTCGGTCAAGTCGTCGGCGGGAACGTAGATGGCCTGAACCGAGGTAATCGAGCCCTTGGTCGTGGTGGTGATGCGTTCCTGCATCTGACCCATGTCGGTGGCGAGCGTCGGCTGGTAACCAACGGCCGACGGGATACGACCGAGCAGAGCCGACACTTCCGAACCTGCCTGGGTGAAGCGGAAGATATTGTCGACGAAGAACAGAACGTCCTGTCCCTTGTCGCGGAAGTCTTCAGCGATCGTCAGACCGGTCAGAGCGACGCGAGCGCGGGCGCCCGGCGGTTCGTTCATCTGGCCGTAAACGAGAGCGGCCTTGGAGCCTTCGCCACCGCCGTGCTTGTTGACGCCCGATTCGATCATTTCGTGATAGAGGTCGTTGCCTTCGCGGGTACGCTCGCCAACGCCTGCGAACACGGAGTAACCGCCGTGAGCCTTCGCAACGTTGTTGATCAGTTCCATGATCAGAACGGTCTTGCCAACGCCAGCGCCGCCGAACAGGCCGATCTTACCGCCCTTGGCATAGGGAGCCAGAAGGTCGACGACCTTGATGCCGGTGACCAGGATCTGGGCTTCGGTCGACTGCTCGACGTAAGCCGGGGCTTCCTGGTGGATTGCGCGACGGCCTTCGGTGACCAGCGGACCAGCTTCGTCGACCGGCTCGCCGATGACGTTCATGATGCGGCCGAGCGTTTCCGGACCAACCGGAACCGAGATCGGAGCACCCGTGTCGGTGACCGGCTGACCGCGAACGAGACCTTCGGTCGAGTCCATGGCGATCGTGCGGACCTGGTTTTCGCCGAGGTGCTGCGCCACTTCGAGAACGAGGCGGTTGCCGCCGTTGTCGGTTTCCAGCGCGTTCAGGATCGCGGGCAGTTCGCCTTCGAACGCGACGTCGACGACGGCGCCGATGACCTGCGTGACCTTGCCGAGAGCACCGGCTGCGGACTTCACCGCCTTAGACTTGGGGGTAGCTGCCTTAGCCATGTATCTTACCCTCTTTCCTTAACCTCAGAGCGCTTCCGCGCCCGAAATGATTTCAATGAGTTCCTTGGTGATCTGCGCCTGACGCTGGCGGTTGTACGAAAGCGTCAGCTTGTTGATCATCTCACCGGCATTGCGTGTCGCATTGTCCATGGCGCTCATCTTGGCGCCCATTTCACCCGCGACATTTTCGAGCAGGGCCCGGAAAATCTGAACCGAGATGTTGCGCGGAATGAGATCCTCGAGGATCCCTGCAGCATCCGGTTCGTATTCGTAGAGAGCAGCCGCGCCGCCCTGGGCAGGAGCCTCGGCCGGAGCGGCCGGGATGATCTGCTGGGCGGTCGGGATCTGGCTGATCACCGACTTGAACTCGGAATAGAACAGCGTGCAGACGTCGAATTCACCACGCTCGAACATGCCGATGACCTTGCGGCCAATGGCATCCGCATCGGTAAAGCCGACACGCTTCACTTCGCGCAGGTCCACGCGTTCGACGATCATGTCGGCGAATTCGCGACGCAGGCTGTCGTAGCCCTTCTTGCCGACGCAGAAGAACTTGACCGTCTTGCCCTGGGCCAGCAGCTTGCGGGCGTGGTCACGAGCAAAACGTGCGATCGACGAGTTGAAGCCGCCGCAGAGACCACGTTCAGCGGTGCAGACGACGAGCAGATGCACGTCGTCCTTGCCGTTGCCCGTCATCAGACGCGGCGCGCTGTCGTCCGTACCCACTGCCTGCGCAATATTGGCCAGAACGGCGCCCATGCGCTGCGAGTACGGGCGGGCAGCCTCGGCCGCTTCCTGAGCGCGACGCAATTTCGCCGCGGCGACCATCTTCATCGCCTTGGTGATCTTCTGCGTCGCCTTGACGGAGGCGATCCGGTTTTTCAGATCCTTAAGTGAAGGCATCCGTTATCCGTCCTTGGCTTGAGCCTGAATTAGGCGAAGTTCTTCGCGAAGCTATCGAGAGCCGCCTTGAGCTTGCCCTTGGTATCGTCGCTGATCGCCTTGTCGGTGCGGATGGCATCGAGAATGGCCTTGCCTTCCGAATGGAGGTAGGAGAGCAGGCCCTGTTCGAACTTGCCAACCTGGCTGACCGCGATCTTGTCGAGATAGCCGTTGACGCCAGCGAAGATGACCGCAACCTGTTCTTCCGTCTTCAGCGGCGAGAACTGCTGCTGCTTCAGGAGTTCCGTCAGGCGCGCACCACGATTGAGCAAACGCTGGGTGGCGGCGTCGAGGTCGGAACCGAACTGCGCGAAGGCGGCCATTTCGCGATACTGGGCAAGCTCGCCCTTGATCGAACCGGCAACCTGCTTCATCGCCTTGATCTGAGCGGCAGAACCAACGCGCGAAACCGACAGACCGACGTTAACGGCCGGACGAATACCCTGATAGAACAGGTCGGTTTCAAGGAAGATCTGGCCATCGGTGATCGAGATCACGTTGGTCGGAATGAAGGCCGAAACGTCGTTACCCTGGGTTTCGATGACCGGCAAAGCGGTCAGCGAGCCGGCACCGGCAGCATCGCCCATCTTTGCAGCGCGCTCGAGAAGACGCGAATGCAGGTAGAAGACGTCGCCCGGATAGGCTTCGCGGCCCGGAGGACGGCGCAGCAGAAGCGACATCTGGCGGTAAGCAACAGCCTGCTTGGACAGGTCGTCATAGGCGATCAGGGCATGCATGCCGTTGTCGCGGAAGTATTCGCCCATGGCGCAACCGGCAAACGGAGCCAGGTACTGCATCGGAGCCGGATCGGACGCGGTCGCCGCGATGATGATCGAGTACTGCAGCGCGCCACGCTCTTCGAGAACCTTGACGAACTGGGCAACGGTCGAGCGCTTCTGGCCGATAGCCACGTAAACGCAGTACAGCTTTTCGTTTTCCGGACCGTTGTCGTGCACAGCCTTCTGGTTAAGGAAGGTGTCGAGAATGATGGCGGTCTTGCCGGTCTGACGGTCACCGATAACGAGCTCGCGCTGACCGCGGCCAACCGGGATCAGGGCGTCGATGGCCTTGAGGCCGGTCGACATCGGCTCGTGAACCGATTTGCGCGGGATGATGCCGGGAGCCTTGACGTCAACGCGCGAACGCTTCGCAGCATTGATCGGGCCCTTGCCGTCGATCGGGTTGCCGAGCGCGTCAACGACGCGGCCAAGCAGTTCCGGACCAACCGGAACGTCGACGATGGCGCCGGTCCGCTTGACGATGTCGCCTTCCTTGATGCCACGGTCTGCGCCGAAGAGAACCACACCGACATTGTCGGCTTCGAGGTTCAGCGCCATGCCGCGGATGCCGCCTGGGAACTCGACCATTTCGCCGGCCTGGACGTTGTCGAGGCCGTAGACGCGGGCGATACCGTCACCGACGGACAGAACCTGGCCGACTTCGGAGACTTCTGCCTCTTTGCCGAAGTTCTTGATTTGATCTTTCAGAATTGCGGAAATTTCCGCGGCGCGGATATCCATCAGCCAACCTCTTTCAGTGCAAGCTTAAGGGTGGAAAGTTTGGTGCGAAGAGACGTGTCGATCTGGCGCGAGCCGACCTTCACGATCAGGCCGCCGAGCAGGGAGGGATCGACCGTAACGGAGATCGAGACTTCCTTGCCGGTGACGCTCTTCAGCGCCGCTTTCAGTTCAGTTTCCTGCTCAGCCGACAGGGCATGAGCTGTGGTGACGTCAGCCGTGAGCTCGCCCTTGTGGCGGGCAACAGCCTGGCGATAGGCAGCCACCATGCCGGGAGCGGCAAACAGGCGGCGATTGCTTGCGACGACCTTCAGGAAGTTCAACACCATCGCGCTGAAACCGGCCTTTTCGCCGAGCGCGCCAATGGCCTTGACCTGGTCTTCAGCCGTGAAGACAGGCGACTGTACGAGGCGCTTCAGATCGTCGCTCTCGTCGATCATCGCCTGGAAGCGGCTGAGATCGGCAGCGACGGCGTCGATAGCGCCAGCTTCGAGCGCAAGCTCGAAAAGCGACGATGCGTAACGCTCCGCCACGCCTGAAATCACTTGGGATGCGTCTGCCACGGGCAAAAAATTCCCTGATCTGGATCCAGGTAGCCGGACACCTCGAAAGAGGCCTCTCAAACTCCTGATATCGTTTTGTTTTCCCCAAAAACACAAGCGTCTAGTGCTTGCGTTTTCCGAATTTCGCGGTTCGTCTAGCATAGCAGGTCTAGACTCGCAACACGCGTATTAAAGGTTTGCTCCTTGAGAGCAAGGCCCGGCTGCGTTTTTTTGTCCGAAACCGAGTCAATTCGACGAGATGGGCCGCCGCTGCGGCCGCAAACCGATCTTAAGTCAGACCAAAGACATAGGCGAGCGTCAGAGATGCGATAGCGGCCTGCACAACCAGAAGGAGAATATTGCGCCAGGTGGCGCCTTGATCGGACATGATGGAGAGGATGCGGGCAAAGGCCGATAGGCCGACGGCAGCACCGAAAGCCAGATAGACGGTCGGCTGTGCGAGGAGCAATGCTGTTCCGGCAAAGCCGACGACCAGGCCGCCGGCAGAGCGCACCGCACTCAGGCCCTCCGGACGCCCCTCGTTCGCCGTCAGGGCGAGCGCCTTGAGCGTAAGGCCGGGAGCGAAAAGCACGACGCATCCGATGAGGGCAGCAGTCGCAGCGGCGAGGAAGGCCAGTTGCTCGCCAAGTTCAGTGGGAAAGTAGAATTCCATGGATCAACCCGCGTGAAAGAAACCGGGTGGCTTATGGCACGAAATGGACGGTCGCGGTATGGCCCTTGCGCGTCAGAATGAAACCGGCGCATCCGGCCGGGTCAAACGACTCAAAGGAAGCTTTGGGGATCGACATCCACCTGCACCTGGATCGAGCGCCGCTCTTTCGGCCCGCGCTGCAGCATGCCGAGCACGAAGGCCTGCATGTCGCTGTTGCGGCGCCCATGCACCAACAGCCGGAAGCGATGCCGGCCACGAATGAGAGCAAGTGGCGCTTCGGCGGGTCCGAGGATCATGATCCCGTTTTCCTGCGGCGCAGCCTGGCGGAGTCCGCGCGCATGCCCCTCGGCCTCTGCGCGCGTATCAGCGGAGACGATGATGGAGACCAGTCGGCCGAATGGCGGCAACTGCGCCCGCTCGCGCTCGGTGATCTCGCGTTCATAGAAGGCCGCCGCATCACCCGAGACGATTGCCTGCATCACGGGATGCTGCGGCTGGAAGGTCTGCAGAAGTCCGAGGCTCTTGCGCCCGGTGCGACCGGCACGGCCCGTGACCTGCGAGAGCAGCTGAAAGGTTCGCTCGGCGGCGCGGGGATCCCCGTTCGACAGGCCGATATCGGCATCGATGATTCCGACCAGGGTCATCAGCGGAAAATTGTGCCCCTTGGCGACGAGCTGCGTGCCGATGACGATGTCCGCCTCGCCATTGGCGATCGCCTCGAGCTCAAGCCTCAACCGTTTCACACCGCCGATGTCGGAAGAGAGCACCAGCGTCCGCGCCTCGGGGAAGTGTTTTTCCACCTCCTCCGCGATGCGCTCCACGCCCGGCCCGCAGGCGACGAGATGATCGAGCGTCCCGCATTCCGGGCAGGCGTTGGGTGTCGGCTCGTGATAGCCGCACTGGTGGCACTGGATCTGGCCACGAAAGCGGTGCTCGACGAGCCAGCTCGAACATTGCGGGCACTGGAAGCGGTGGCCGCAGACCCGGCACAGCGTCAGCGGCGCATAGCCCCGCCGATTGAGGAAGAGTAGTGCCTGTTCTCCCCGCTCGACGGCCTTGCCGACGGAGCGCAGAAGGATCGGCGAGAGAAAGCCGCCTCGCTCCGGCGGAGCACGCCGCATGTCGATGAGATGCAGGTCCGGCATCGCAGCGTCTGCAAAGCGTGTCGGCAAATGAATGCGCGTGTAGCGTCCGGCGATGCAGTTGACCTGGCTCTCGACAGACGGCGTCGCCGAGACAAGCACGACGGGGAAATCCGCGATTCGCGCCCTGACCACCGCCATGTCGCGCGCATTGTAGAAGACGCGATCTTCCTGCTTGAAGGCCGGATCATGCTCTTCGTCGACGATGATGAGCCCGAGGTTCTCGAAGGGCAGGAAAAGCGCCGAGCGCGCGCCGGCCACAACCCTGATCTCTCCGGTCGCGACCTGACGCCAGACCTTTTCACGCGTGCGGGTCGCAAGATCGGAATGCCATTCGCCGGGCTTTGCGCCGAACCGATCCTGGAAACGCTCGAGGAAATTGGCGGTGAGCGCAATTTCCGGCAGCAGGATCAGCACCTGTTTGCCTTGTTTCAGCGTCTCGGCAATTGCCTCGAAATAGACCTCCGTCTTGCCCGAGCCCGTCACGCCATCGATCAGGGAGACGGCAAAGCCACCCTTGTGCAGGCTCTGGAGGATTTCGTCGGCCGCCTCCTTCTGCGGCCCGGCCAGCCTGTGTTGCGCATAATCAGGATCGGGAGGAGCGACCAGCGGCGGCGGGGGCAGGAAGACCTGTTCAAACACGCCCTGCTTGAGCAGACCGTCAATGACGCTCGTCGAGACACCGCTGGCATGGGCAAGCCCGCTCTTCGTCCATGAAAGACCGTCAGAGGCGAGTTCCAGCACCTTTTGCCGCGCCGGCGTCAAACGCTCCGGCTGGTAGCCGGCATAGCGCAGCCCCTCGATCATCGGCTCGGGATCGAAGGCCGCTGGCGCGCGAAGCGCCATGCGGGCCACATAACCGGGTGGAGAAAGCGTATAGGCAGCCACCCAGTCGAGGAAGGTGCGCATGTGCTGGTCAAGCGGTGGGCAATCGAAGACCTTGGTGATTTCTCTGAGCTTCTTCGGATCGACGGACGCCCCCTCGCCGCCATCCCAGACCACGCCGATCACCTGTCGTGGCCCGAGCGGCACCTGCACGATGGCGCCTGGCTCCACCGTCAGGCCGTCTGGCACCGCATAGCTATAAGCCGTCGGCGCGGGCATGGGAACAAGTACCGGCACCACCTTGCGGCGCGGCATCTCGAACAGTTCCCCGAACAGGCTTTTCGAATCGTCCTTCATCGGGCTGCAACTTGCCCCCTGAGGATCGGAAAGAAAACAGCCTTTATGCGGGTGGAGAGATCAGCGGAAACTGCGGTCGGGATAGGCTGGCAGTTGATGGACCGTGAAGTCTTCCAGCGCCTTGGTCACCTCGGCGGGATCGCCGTCGAGCGCCTCGACCGGAATGAGATTGCCGACGGTGAAATCGAAGCGACCGCCGCGCTTGTTCAAAAGCTCGTAGAAAACGGTCATATCGCGCAGTTCCGTCGACCAGCGGGCGAACCAGTAGAACAGCCCGGAATTGCGGGCCTTCATGTTTACCGGGAGGATCGGCAGATTGTATTTGCGCGCAAGCGAGATGGCAGAAGTCTTCCACGGCCGCTCGTTGAGCCGACCCTCGTCCCAGTAGGCGATACGACCCGAGGGAAAGAGGATCGTGGCGCGCCCCTCTTCGACTGCGCGCGTGGTGAGCTTGAGCGTTTCGCGTGCCTTGAGCTTCGACTTGTGCTCCTCGCGCCACTCGACTGGAATGATGATCTCGGCCAGGCGGGGATTGACCCTGACGGCATCCCGGTTGGCAAAGAAGGTCATGTCCGGGCGGCAACCCTTGAGCAGATCATACATCGCCACGCCATCGGCAATGCCTGTGGGATGGTTGCTGACCAGAATGAATCCGCCGGACGAGGGAATGCGATCTGCATGTCGCACCTGGATATCGAGGCCAAGCGCAGCACTCAGATAGTCGAAGACCTGCGGTCCGGGAAGGTTGGCCACGTCATTGGCAAACTGGATTGCCTTGTCGTAGCGAAGCACGCTGTAGAGGAAAGGCCGCATGGCCGGCCAGAGAGGGTGCTCGACGAGCCTTTGCCCACGCTCGGCAATCAGCGTGTCGACAATATGTCCGGGGCGGCCTTGAGAAAGAAGCGACAAGGTGTCGGTAACGCTAGCAAAGGTAGAGACGGGAGAACGGCGCATCAGCAAATACCTCGCCAGAGATCCAGAGGCGTTCTGGCAGCCATTTGTGATCCGTTCATGACAGGCCCCGGCATTTGTCTTTCGTTAACCCTCCCGCGCCATCGTGGGTGGGGTTGCCAACAGCCAACAACGCAAAAGGCGCGCAATTGATCCCGGCAGATGAAAAACTTCTCGGCGAACGTGCCGCCTGGCTGGAAAGCCTTGGCGCAGAGCGCCGCCTGTCGGGCAACACGCTTGATGCCTATGAGCGTGACACACGCCAGTTCCTGCAATTTCTCTCCGCCCATGTCGGCGGCACCGTGAAGATCGACGACATCAAGGCGCTGCGGCCGGCGGATCTGCGCGGCTTCCTCGCCCAGCGTCGCAAGGAAGGTGCCGGTGCCAGGTCGCTCGGTCGACATCTGGCAGGCCTGCGCTCCTTCCTGCGCCATCTGGAACGCAAGGGCTTGGTGAATGCGGCGGGTGCAAGCGCGATCCGCTCGCCGAAGCAGCCGAAATCCCTGCCCAAGCCACTGAGTGGCCGCCAGGCCCTCGCGGTGGTCGCAATCGACACCCAGATGCATGACGAACCCTGGCTAGCTGCCCGCGACGCAGCAGTGCTGTCTCTGCTCTACGGCTGCGGTCTTCGTATCTCCGAGGCGCTCGGGCTCACGCCCAACGCATTTCAGGGCAGGCCGACCAGCCTGCGCATCACGGGCAAAGGTGGCAAGATGCGGCTCGTGCCCTTGCTTCCGGTCGTGACCGAAGCGGTGGAAACCTATTACAAGCTTTGCCCGTATCACCTTGAAGCCGACGCTCCCCTCTTCCGTGGTGCGCGGGGTGGGCCCTTGCAGCCAGCGATCATCCAGCGCGAAATGCAGAAGCTGCGCTCGGCGCTCGGCCTGCCCGATTCGGCAACGCCGCACGCCCTGCGCCATTCCTTCGCGACGCATCTTCTGGGCAGTGGTGGCGACCTCCGGACGATCCAGGAACTGCTCGGCCATGCGAGCCTGTCGACCACGCAGATCTATACCGGCGTCGACAGCGCGCGGCTTCTCGACATCTATGACCGTGCCCATCCGCGCGCCTGAAGCGTCCCAGCTCCGCCGTTAACCAAGATCCTTAATCGAACGTGAGGGCGCACTCTCCTATTCTCACCGCTTGTGACAGGAGATGACATGAACGCCCACCGCCTTTTCTCGCTGCGGCCGAACCTGCCGCGCCCTTCGATCTCGGAGATGGTTCTCTGGATCACCGGCGCACTGCCTCTGGCGTTCCTGGCCCTGCTGGTCGCCACCCTTCTGACAATTGTCCCTGCCCGCGCCTCGGATATCGCATGCCACGGCGAGAACCTGCTCGTGGCAATGGAAAGGGAGAACCCGGAGGAACTGGCAGCGATCCGCGCGGAAGCGGCCAAGGTGGCGAATGGTCAGGGCATCTTCTGGAAGATCGAAAAGCAGGGCTTGAAGCCGTCCTACCTGCTCGGCACCATGCACGTCACCGATCCTCGCGTTCTCACCATGCCGAAAGGCGCTCGAGAAGCAACGGCCGCGGCCGATGTGGTCGTCATCGAGTCAGACGAGATCCTCGACGAGAAGAAGGCTGCGGCCTCCCTCCTGATGCATCCCGAACTGACCATGTTCACCGATGGCAAATCCGTAAAGGATCACCTCGACGCCGCCGATCTGGAGAAGCTGGAGTCCGGCCTGAGGCAACGTGGTCTGGCCCTCGGCGCCGTCGCCAAGATGAAGCCCTGGATCCTCGCAAGCTTCGTGGCCTTGCCCGCCTGCGAGATGTCACGCAAGGCAGCTGGCGCCTCCTTCCTCGACAAGCAGATCGCCGAGGACGCCGTCAAGGCCGGCAAGCCGGTGGCGGGCCTCGAGAGTCTCGTCGAGCAACTCGAAGCCATGGCAGACCTGCCGGTCGATTTCCATTTCAAGGCCCTGATCGAGACGATCGAGCTCGGCGACAAGATGGAAGACGTCATCGAGACGATGACCGAGCTTTATCTTGCGGGTGAGATCGGCATGACAATGCCGATGCTGAAGACCGTTGCCCCGTCGCCCGGCGAAGAAGATGAAAGCGCCTATGCCGCCTTCGAGAGCCGCATCGTCCGCGACCGCAATCTTGTCATGGCGGATGGCAGCAAGCCGCATCTGGAAAAGGGCAATGCCTTCATCGCTGTCGGCGCGCTGCATCTGCCGGGTGAGGAAGGTCTCGTCGAACTCATCCGTCGCCAAGGCTATACCGTCACGCGGGTCGACGGCTGAGGTCGAACGAAGCGGCAAATCGTTTGAGGAAGGTCTTCACGATCAGCTTGTGGAACGGCGTGACGACGAGGATGTAGAGCCGGCCGAACAGATTGTGCCGCCTGACCAGCGTCGTCAGTGAGACGTGCTGGTGGGCGGCGGCTTCAGGCTCGACCGACACGATGATCCGGAAATCGAGATGTTTGTCGTTGAATCCGAGAACCACGCGCTCGTGGTCATGCTCGATGACCGGAAAGCCGCCGATCATGTCCTGATCGCTCAACGCGAGTTCCGCCGATTTCAGGCCAAAGAGACCGACGATCCGGTTGCGGATCCCAAGAAGTGCAGTGACCCATCTGGGCGCTCGACCCATGAGAGCCGTGGCGACTTGCATCGGATCGAGATCGGCTCGGTCGAGCCTCACGCTATAGCTGTCCGCCCAGTCGGCCTCTGCAAGATCCGGATGGGGTAGCTCGACCTTCTGCTTCGAAACTACAACCATCTGCTTTCCCCGATTTGCGATCAGTCCCGGCTCATGCGCGATGCGACCGGCGTTTTCCAGTAAAACTGGTGTACCAGAAGCGCCAGGATATGCACCGCGATCAAAAGCCACATCAGAGCCTTCAAGGGTCCGCCATGCACGAAGCCCGCCGTTTCATTGGCAAAATAGTAGGCGCCGATCCCGCTCAGCGGCAGCAGGAAGAAGAGAGCGTAGAAGGTGCCATGCGCCAGCTTGGCCGCAAGACGTAGGACTGGCGGTTCTTCCGGCGGAGCGGCCGGCGCGCCCTTGACCAGCCTCAGACCGAGCCGAAGCAATCCGAGACAGAGGACCATGATACCGGCATAGGCATGGATGTTGGCGAAGGTCAGATCTTCGGGCGATGGAACCTCGCCACGCTCATAGGCTTCGGCCACCTCTTTCATCACATCAGAGAAGATGAGGTTGAAGAGGATGAGCAAGGCCATAAGCCAATGCAGGGCCTTTTGCGGGATGGAGTAGGAAGCGGGCGCGGCTGTGGTCATGGTCTTTGCCTTTCGTCAGGATCGAGCGAAGCATTGCCCAGACATGATAAAGGCCGCCGCTCGGGGAACAAGCAACGGCCTTCAACCTTACCAAAATATATAATTGACCTATGTCAGGTCGCGACGCCTCACATATGCAGCGGCTTGAAGAAGGTTGCCAGCGCCGCTTCCTTCACGGCTTCCGACATGGTCGGGTGCGCATGGCAGGTCCGACCCAGATCTTCGGACGAACCACCGAACTCCATCAG
This DNA window, taken from Peteryoungia algae, encodes the following:
- the atpD gene encoding F0F1 ATP synthase subunit beta, whose protein sequence is MAKAATPKSKAVKSAAGALGKVTQVIGAVVDVAFEGELPAILNALETDNGGNRLVLEVAQHLGENQVRTIAMDSTEGLVRGQPVTDTGAPISVPVGPETLGRIMNVIGEPVDEAGPLVTEGRRAIHQEAPAYVEQSTEAQILVTGIKVVDLLAPYAKGGKIGLFGGAGVGKTVLIMELINNVAKAHGGYSVFAGVGERTREGNDLYHEMIESGVNKHGGGEGSKAALVYGQMNEPPGARARVALTGLTIAEDFRDKGQDVLFFVDNIFRFTQAGSEVSALLGRIPSAVGYQPTLATDMGQMQERITTTTKGSITSVQAIYVPADDLTDPAPATSFAHLDATTVLSRSIAEKGIYPAVDPLDSTSRMLDPMVVGEEHYEVARKVQTTLQRYKSLQDIIAILGMDELSEEDKVTVARARKIERFLSQPFFVAEIFTGSPGKLVALEDTIKGFKGLVNGEYDHLPEAAFYMVGSMDEAIEKAKRLAAEAA
- a CDS encoding F0F1 ATP synthase subunit gamma, with product MPSLKDLKNRIASVKATQKITKAMKMVAAAKLRRAQEAAEAARPYSQRMGAVLANIAQAVGTDDSAPRLMTGNGKDDVHLLVVCTAERGLCGGFNSSIARFARDHARKLLAQGKTVKFFCVGKKGYDSLRREFADMIVERVDLREVKRVGFTDADAIGRKVIGMFERGEFDVCTLFYSEFKSVISQIPTAQQIIPAAPAEAPAQGGAAALYEYEPDAAGILEDLIPRNISVQIFRALLENVAGEMGAKMSAMDNATRNAGEMINKLTLSYNRQRQAQITKELIEIISGAEAL
- the atpA gene encoding F0F1 ATP synthase subunit alpha codes for the protein MDIRAAEISAILKDQIKNFGKEAEVSEVGQVLSVGDGIARVYGLDNVQAGEMVEFPGGIRGMALNLEADNVGVVLFGADRGIKEGDIVKRTGAIVDVPVGPELLGRVVDALGNPIDGKGPINAAKRSRVDVKAPGIIPRKSVHEPMSTGLKAIDALIPVGRGQRELVIGDRQTGKTAIILDTFLNQKAVHDNGPENEKLYCVYVAIGQKRSTVAQFVKVLEERGALQYSIIIAATASDPAPMQYLAPFAGCAMGEYFRDNGMHALIAYDDLSKQAVAYRQMSLLLRRPPGREAYPGDVFYLHSRLLERAAKMGDAAGAGSLTALPVIETQGNDVSAFIPTNVISITDGQIFLETDLFYQGIRPAVNVGLSVSRVGSAAQIKAMKQVAGSIKGELAQYREMAAFAQFGSDLDAATQRLLNRGARLTELLKQQQFSPLKTEEQVAVIFAGVNGYLDKIAVSQVGKFEQGLLSYLHSEGKAILDAIRTDKAISDDTKGKLKAALDSFAKNFA
- a CDS encoding F0F1 ATP synthase subunit delta, translated to MPVADASQVISGVAERYASSLFELALEAGAIDAVAADLSRFQAMIDESDDLKRLVQSPVFTAEDQVKAIGALGEKAGFSAMVLNFLKVVASNRRLFAAPGMVAAYRQAVARHKGELTADVTTAHALSAEQETELKAALKSVTGKEVSISVTVDPSLLGGLIVKVGSRQIDTSLRTKLSTLKLALKEVG
- a CDS encoding AGROH133_08824 family phage infection protein, whose translation is MEFYFPTELGEQLAFLAAATAALIGCVVLFAPGLTLKALALTANEGRPEGLSAVRSAGGLVVGFAGTALLLAQPTVYLAFGAAVGLSAFARILSIMSDQGATWRNILLLVVQAAIASLTLAYVFGLT
- a CDS encoding primosomal protein N' — encoded protein: MKDDSKSLFGELFEMPRRKVVPVLVPMPAPTAYSYAVPDGLTVEPGAIVQVPLGPRQVIGVVWDGGEGASVDPKKLREITKVFDCPPLDQHMRTFLDWVAAYTLSPPGYVARMALRAPAAFDPEPMIEGLRYAGYQPERLTPARQKVLELASDGLSWTKSGLAHASGVSTSVIDGLLKQGVFEQVFLPPPPLVAPPDPDYAQHRLAGPQKEAADEILQSLHKGGFAVSLIDGVTGSGKTEVYFEAIAETLKQGKQVLILLPEIALTANFLERFQDRFGAKPGEWHSDLATRTREKVWRQVATGEIRVVAGARSALFLPFENLGLIIVDEEHDPAFKQEDRVFYNARDMAVVRARIADFPVVLVSATPSVESQVNCIAGRYTRIHLPTRFADAAMPDLHLIDMRRAPPERGGFLSPILLRSVGKAVERGEQALLFLNRRGYAPLTLCRVCGHRFQCPQCSSWLVEHRFRGQIQCHQCGYHEPTPNACPECGTLDHLVACGPGVERIAEEVEKHFPEARTLVLSSDIGGVKRLRLELEAIANGEADIVIGTQLVAKGHNFPLMTLVGIIDADIGLSNGDPRAAERTFQLLSQVTGRAGRTGRKSLGLLQTFQPQHPVMQAIVSGDAAAFYEREITERERAQLPPFGRLVSIIVSADTRAEAEGHARGLRQAAPQENGIMILGPAEAPLALIRGRHRFRLLVHGRRNSDMQAFVLGMLQRGPKERRSIQVQVDVDPQSFL
- a CDS encoding GNAT family N-acetyltransferase, whose protein sequence is MMRRSPVSTFASVTDTLSLLSQGRPGHIVDTLIAERGQRLVEHPLWPAMRPFLYSVLRYDKAIQFANDVANLPGPQVFDYLSAALGLDIQVRHADRIPSSGGFILVSNHPTGIADGVAMYDLLKGCRPDMTFFANRDAVRVNPRLAEIIIPVEWREEHKSKLKARETLKLTTRAVEEGRATILFPSGRIAYWDEGRLNERPWKTSAISLARKYNLPILPVNMKARNSGLFYWFARWSTELRDMTVFYELLNKRGGRFDFTVGNLIPVEALDGDPAEVTKALEDFTVHQLPAYPDRSFR
- a CDS encoding tyrosine recombinase XerC produces the protein MIPADEKLLGERAAWLESLGAERRLSGNTLDAYERDTRQFLQFLSAHVGGTVKIDDIKALRPADLRGFLAQRRKEGAGARSLGRHLAGLRSFLRHLERKGLVNAAGASAIRSPKQPKSLPKPLSGRQALAVVAIDTQMHDEPWLAARDAAVLSLLYGCGLRISEALGLTPNAFQGRPTSLRITGKGGKMRLVPLLPVVTEAVETYYKLCPYHLEADAPLFRGARGGPLQPAIIQREMQKLRSALGLPDSATPHALRHSFATHLLGSGGDLRTIQELLGHASLSTTQIYTGVDSARLLDIYDRAHPRA
- a CDS encoding TraB/GumN family protein, with the protein product MNAHRLFSLRPNLPRPSISEMVLWITGALPLAFLALLVATLLTIVPARASDIACHGENLLVAMERENPEELAAIRAEAAKVANGQGIFWKIEKQGLKPSYLLGTMHVTDPRVLTMPKGAREATAAADVVVIESDEILDEKKAAASLLMHPELTMFTDGKSVKDHLDAADLEKLESGLRQRGLALGAVAKMKPWILASFVALPACEMSRKAAGASFLDKQIAEDAVKAGKPVAGLESLVEQLEAMADLPVDFHFKALIETIELGDKMEDVIETMTELYLAGEIGMTMPMLKTVAPSPGEEDESAYAAFESRIVRDRNLVMADGSKPHLEKGNAFIAVGALHLPGEEGLVELIRRQGYTVTRVDG